AGGACAATATAAAGTGTACAGGAGGTAAGTCCAGGTAAGGACTTTCACTGTTCTCCCCTTCCCCCTGTCACGCTCACATTACACCTTTGCCCTCTCTCCATATTTCTCTTTGTATCTTTCTCCTCCCAATCCTAACCCATTCCCCTCTCCTTCTCACATATATCTTTCtctctataaaaatgtatcctataCTCCCTCCCCCTTCATTTTTTATCCTTCTCCCCCTTTctcccttcttttatttttctctctccctctttctttatctctttctctctctctctctttatatctttccttttctttatttatttcttttgttctctctctttctctcttttgttctctttatatatttattttgttctctgtctgtctgtctctctctctctatttctttctttatttctttatctccctctctctatcttttgttctttttctttttctttctttctttctttctttctttctttctttctttctttctttctttctttctttctttctttctttctttctttctttctctctctctctctctctcccaagGTTACATTGTGATTTTATATCAGAGTTACAGCAGGTAAACATTGAGCTGGGACGGCATTGTCCCACCCAGCTCTCTGCGGCCCATCCTTTGGCCACATATGGTCAGGCCTTGGCCCATTTCCGGGAACTGTGACATCAGAGAGCTGTGGGGAGCTGTAGGGATTGGGCTTTTCCTCCCAGCAACCCACTGACATCCGAAACCTTCTCCAACACTGTCaacatcacactttttttttcaaggcaaaATGGGCCGCACTTCACGGGATTATGAAAAGCACAATACCTTTAAACGGGCGCTGAAAAGTTAAAAAGTTCATGAGCAAACAAGTGGGCGTAGAAGACAAAGAGGGGAAAGCTAAATTATCTGCTTCGCTGGGAATGTCACGTTGACCGattgtttatttagcaaaaagaaaactgctttgGATTGCAGAAGAAATGGCTCTCCGGCCCCCAGGATTTCAGGAAgtgtaaaaaactgaaaacaaaaagttatgaCAGTAAATGGTAAAACagttataaatatttaacagtCACAACTTTATTCCCATAATCCTGTAATCATACAATGAGATTATATCACAACGAAATAACGATTCATGGGAAATCTTTCCATATTGCCCTTGaagccacaagtgtccccatcttccaaatacttttttcccAGGCAAATtggttaaagtttaaaaataaaagtgacaatACAAATTGATGATCGAAGCACGGGTATGATAGTGAGCTAAAATCGGATGCAGTTTTCCCGCCTTCCTCTGGCTTCCTATGGCTCAGGTGTCCCCCAACCTACCCAGCAATTGTAGTGACAACATGTCCAGGGGCTTCATGATTAACAAAcaacaattattataattattattaaacagtatttacatagcgcccacatattacgcagcgctgtacattaaataagggttgcaaatgacagacagatacagacacaggaggaggagaggaccctgcccccaagagcttacaatctaaacaaTAGTTGTCAATACAAATCAATTATGAGAatagtccattttttttaaagttgtcccAACAACCGTTGGACATGTTTGGGGCAAATTTCAAAGCTCATCATTCATATTAATGTCATTTCAAAGCTAATTTAAGATTAATTGAAatctgacaattttattttagcCAAGTTAGCTCAATAAGGAGCTCTACTCATTCACCTTCTATTATTGGGTGACAACATTCCGCCCCTTTCTCCCAATTGTATTCCTGCGTTGTCACCCCGCCATGTAGGCATCTGGCATAGACCCAGACTGACCATTTCAAGGCATTTAAAAGAACAGATTTGATTAATGTTTTCAATTggttaatattcattttaaagatgTTTATTGATGGGATTATTACAAGTTGGGATCGGTATTATTTTCTGATAATATGGACACCATGTGTCTTCAGATATTGTTTTGCTGAGATGGAAATTCAAACCCACGATGACCACATCTGCACGTTGTTgtgtattttgcacatttttcaagATTACCAAAACCCAGAATCTCTCGGAACGGGTCATACGTCTATTTAACCTATTCTGGTACAGAGAAGGACTATGGAAAGAAATCCAATCGCTGTTCCTGGCTGAAATATTGGAGAAGCTGCATTTGTATCCGAAGACAATACAATTAGAGAACTGAATTACCGAGGCCTGGAATCCGCAAGACCCTCCAAAGCAGCCCCTCTGGGCATGAGCAGATGGACCTGAGTGTTCATAATGCTGTAATGTGAGATGGAATGGAAGGGGATAAAATATTAATTCGGCTCTGGAGAGGATGAGTTTGGGGTCTCAGAGCAATCACTGAGGGGGGGCAATGCAGAAACACAACCACCATCAGCAAAGGGAGGGGAAGAGAAATGGAGAGCCGTCTGTGCCATATCTGTGCCGTCTGCAGGATATTCAAAGACAAAGTGCAGCGTTTGAATCATTGTAATCACCAAGTTAAACTTTGGTTGTGCAActttattattaagaaaaagaaaaaaagctttagatAGGCGGTCAGGCAGAGAAGACCCCCAACATGTATTTAACTTTGGCTTTTTTGGGCCATTCAGTTGCATGCAATGGGGTTCAGTGATCTGCAGTGCTGTGCAATTACCTTAGAATATGCATGCGCTGCAGTGTCAGTGGCCACCCTCTATTGCAGTTGAGCATTACAgtgccattgtttttttatgcattagaTGTGCCGCAAACCCTTAACATGACAACCTATTGTGTTGAAACCTCTAATCAGTTTTAATACATTAGggtgggtacacacgtgcaataattgtcgtttcaCTATCCTTTTCGACGACAAAaggctgcacaatgcatgaacaagctctgtacataccgcatcattctgctctatatgaagaggaagggggagaacgaagaAGCCGCACcacgctgcgctctctcctctttacCTGCATTACCAttgttcatcgtttgtggatctacCAGGACGGAACCAtgaacaatgagcactgtacacatgccagactTTCTCAGAgatgatatcggacgagaatcatctgatgtgtgtacttagccttagtttcaatttaattttgaaagtcatttttattttaaaaataaaatacttggtGATTCTGCCATAAAAGTCCTTAATCAAGCACtccctgttatggggtgacaatgctctgccccatgttgtcaccctaaaaagGTTTTAATTAAAGGGCCATTTCAACACACAAAGTCCACTGTTGTCCCTATCAGAAAACTCAGGAAAATGCCATGCAACCATCGCTGCAGTGCATGCAGATAAACAGCGGCTGCAGGAGCAATGCAACTTActacagaataaaagaaagaattaaaaatatataagacCCCTAAAACTGAAAGTAAATGAAATGTCATCCAGCTAGGTTACCATCTACCATAAGAGGTGACAACATTTTTATAGCGTGGTTGAAAGGTTTAAAGTGAAGCGGAGAAAGCTATGAACTCCAATTGTTCAGCGGGATTCCCCCCACGTCtggtgtcaccaggacagaaagtaaagggggATTCCCCACACAAGTACACAAACACCAATACAAGTCTGAAACTTTGCTCCATCTAAAAAGTCACAAAGTTTTGGCTGCAGAGAAAAATCTTATAATTCTATAATATGCAGCTGTATAATGAAGAGATTTCTTTTCCTGGGAAATTAAAATTGTCATGTATAGCACCGGCCCAGCTGCATTGATCTCCATTATTACACCGACTTCTTTCTCGGATCCCCAATGGTTGGGTGGTCCAGATCTGATTCAACACAAACCCCCGGTGACTCTAGCAGACCTTTACGGGTATAAAATGCCAACATCTGGCTTGGATAGTTTCATTTTCCCGCTACAGAATACAAATGACAGAACACAGACAAGCGGCTTTTTATGGCGTACCCCCgaggattttatttttactggaatttttaaaaatcaggatCTGGATTTGCACACAACTCAAGGTATAGGTGTATTGTAGTTCACTTTATAACCTGCAGCCTTAGTGCACCGCAGTGCTATTTTACCTAAAAGTGCaatcatatttttttgtgaattcgATGTGAATAGTCTGCCCATACATGTCAAGTGTGTTATGTGCACCTATATGTGAACAGAGCCCAATAGCTGAATCGTAACCATGATAAGCAACAATATTCTGGAACCTGAATTTCCCAAAGTGATTTTGGCAAACTCCTGTCCCCAAAGCTGCACAAGCTGGAGCTAGAAACTCCAGTATTTGCAACGTGACCATACGAGTTCCATCGTAACCCTCAGCAATTTCTAGCTTGGGTCACTTTGCCCTTCAAGAGGGACAATTTAGGAGTTGGAGTCTCCATTTCCTGACTTCTATACACACCCCGGTAATCTCATAAATGGAGCATCAATAGACTTCCAGGAACTCCATcaaatgtgacatgcagcatgcTAGCAAATTTGTTGTCTACACttatacataattaatatttattttgtaggacagtggctcagtggttagcagtctggcctttgcagcactgggtcccaggttcgaatctcggccaggacactatctgcatggagtttgcaggttctccctgtgtctgtgtgggtttcctccgggggactccggtttcctcccacatttcaaaaacatgcagttaggttatttggcttcccccaaattgacctttgactgtaatataggcatatgattatggtaggaacattagattgtgagctcctttgagggatagttagtaacatgactatggactttgtacagcgccgctTCATATGTcagcggtatataaatactggataggAATACAATACCAGATTCATCTTTACATTGTAAACTCTAACCCAGGCATGGACCatctcattggacctgatttattaactgGAGAAgtaacactttcatcagtgaacctggatgatccagcaaacctagaatggatctggtccaggattgaaaacatttgctaacaaatagaaatccattccaggttttctggatcacccagcttcactgataaaagtgtattctctccagccttggagaactttaataaatcaggcccattgaatctaAATCTCTGTAAACCATATGGAGCTTGGAATAGCAGCTTCTATTTACACTGGAGCCTCTGGAAGCACTTTGCCCTGGAAAGGCTTGGATGTTACGATTGCCAACCCTCTAGAGTTACATTTCACAATATGCAAGAATAAACACAGCCACATGTCCAAAGCACGTAACAGGTGCAGTGGTGACTCTAAATATATTGAAGTAGACAAACTTCAACAGGTAAACCACAAATCAGGAAAacgtgaaagtttttttttaacttttagtaaCTTTTCAGACAAATTAAAACCCCTTTCTAAGGTCTACCATGTGCATAAACACCATAGACATGAAATAGACTTTGTCATGCATGtttattgcaatgtaaaaaaaaaaaattaatataaattaaaaaaaaaggtaacattttttccttaaataatATCGGACTTGTGGAATCATCGGccgaacaaaagaaaaaaaaaaaaaaaaacatagaaaaattatatactttattacaaaGGTTTAAACTCATAAGAGTtccaaatatttcttatttacaAACAGTACTGGGTTCATTAACccaaatgaaaacataaataaaacttaCAAAAAGAAATTGCTTATAGCCATTTGACTGACAACATGtcagtttatatttataatatatatatatatttatatataaaaaaacaaattacagtatGTACACATGACACAGTTAAGTAGCAGAATCTGAACAGACGTCTCCCACGCCCTCCCGGTCTGTATCAGGACTACACAAGCAGTACGAGTCTCTAGTTTAACCTTAATACTGAATGATCATCGAACTTTAAAGGGTCCATGCAGGCTTGGATCAATGTTACGCACAGTTCAGAGTTGGGTCATTGATAACCCGCTCCAATCGTTTGCCCTACCACCAACTTGCTCCGACGGAAAGGCTCGGCAGTCTCCTTTGCGCACGCGTGTTGGAACAATCACATCacgcttttattttttatttatttttgtcacttCCCAGCCAGGAGTTTCAACCTGAAATTATTCCTCGTTTGCCCCGAGGAGCGCTCGctcgctttctctctctctctctcccctccgaGAGCCAGTCAGTTCAGAACGTCTGCAGCTGCTGCGTTAACATGAGCTGGCAGCCGCTGTTGACGTGATTCATCACTTTCTGTTTGAGCTGGGCGACCTGTTCCCGCAGCATGTTGGCGGTGGACGCCAGCTCAGAGTTCTGCGACTTCAGGTTCTTAACTTTGTCTTCTAGCCGGGCGATGCGTTCCAGTTTTCTTTTCCTGCATTTGGAAGCTGCGATTCTGTTTCGCATGCGTTTACGCTCGGCTTTGATGCGTTCTTGGGACTCCATGTCGATGGGAGAGAGGGGAGGGGTCTCGCCGGGCATTTCTGGGACAGTTTGGGGCTCTTCTTTTAGAGCCTGCAGCCTGGGGTGCTGGATGGGGAGAGGAGGGCTGGCGTGGTGCTGGGAAGCAAAGCCCATGGTGTTGCTGTTGAAAGCGGGCGCGCTGGAAATGGTGGTGGGGTTAAAGTTGTTCAGGTTGGCGTAAACCGGGGGCTCGCTGTGCAAAGTGCTGTTGTATCCAGTGTTGCCAGCTATAGAGGAGACAGGTGCCAGTCCGGTGCTGGCAGGGGGCTCGGGGGCGGAGGTGCCGTTTGGCAAGGTGTTCTGGCTGTGCAGCTCCGCCAGCGCCCTGACGAAGCCCTCTGCGAAACCCTCCTGCTCGTCCGTGACATTTTTAGGGCACAAGAACTGGGTGGGGGTCGGCGTGGTGGTGATCATGCCATTGCTGGACTGAATGATCAGCCTCTCCAGCTCGGGTGAGGCCAGTTTGAGCAGTCCCACGTCCGGGGAGGTGAGGAGTTCAGCCGCCTTGTTCCTCAGATGAGGTTTGATGGCGCTGCTGGGGTCGGCCAGGTTCAGGGTCATGCTCTGCTTCAACACCTTGGGGTTATATCCGTAGCCGGAGGGCTCGGGCTGGCTGAAAGCAGCGCTCAGTGCATCGTCATAAAAAGTAGGCTCCATCTTAGTGCTCATACAAACAACAGAGCCACCGGGAGAACTTTTCCTTCCTTTGTCCGCCAGTCGCTGGAACTCCACCGATAAAGCTCCTGAAAAGCAAAGATGAATGTTATTGGTTGGCCAAGTACAGGAAACAATTCTACCGACACAATGTAACAAGAATAGAACTATTCTACAACAacttattataaaaacaaagcatcaaaaactttatataaagaaagaaagaaagaaagaaactatTCTGCATAAAcgtaatataacataataatattataatatatacaacaaaGCATTATAAAAGTCATATTAAGAAGAAGAAACTATTCTGTCTATACAATGTAAGAAGAATAGAACTATTCTACAACAACTTATTATAATAACAAAGCATCAGACACTTcatataaagaagaagaaaaaactatTCTGCATGAACTTATAATAAAGCATCATACACTTCATATATACCGGTAGAAGAAACTATTCTGCATGAACttaatataacatattattattatcattatattatacaaCAAAGCATCATAAACTTCATATTAAGAAGAAGAAACTATTCTGCCGATCAATGTAAGAAGAATAGAACTATTCTACAACAACTTATTATAACAACAAAGCATCAAAAActttaaagaagaagaaactaCTCTGCCAATAAATTGAAAAGAATAGAACTATTCTATAAGAACAAAGAATCATAAACTTTatctaaagaagaaaatattctgcatgaagctgatacaatgtaacaattattCTGCATTGTAATAaggaaatatacaataaaactgaacaaaactTCTCCAGTTCCCAACATTCACATAACAAATCATTCACCGGCTTGATATTTTCTACATTACCCCTACATATTCCCCGTCTCTGTCCCAaattttgcataatatatttaaagaagcAACCTCGCCCTATGGCCCGTAAATAAATAGGCGATGGGAATGGGTACCCAGGACCTGCCACCCCCCAAATGTTGCCCTGACGCCGCTGTCTTATTGGCCAGGAGTTTGGATCTTGTacccaaaagtttaaaaagtgaataaaaaagttCTTCTGGGATTAAAACGCGTCAGCTCACCGCTGGGGAGCGATCCAACGTTGGCTTGCGATTGGTCAGGGGCGTTTAGTGAAgaagaaactttttaaaaagtgattGGGATGGGAGTTTTACCCAAATTTTAGAGCTGAACTCCTATTGGTTGGAAGTTTTGTGCCCCTTCAGGTTGTCAGCTGCCAGTGTCACCTGCTGAGCCTTCCTGGGGTCCCCCCATCCCATTGGCTGGAAGTTGTGCCGGTGTAGGACTGAGCTCTCCCGGCTGTAGGGAACCCCTGAGCCCCCGGAGCTGCCCCCAGCCTTACTTTTCCAGCCGGCGGGGATCGTCCAGCTGCTTTGCCGTCACTGGAAGTCTCTGAGCTCCGAGCGGCGCCGCACTAACTCTTATCAGCGAGCGCTCAGCCACTAAAAATAGGCATGATGTCACCCCCGCGCTACACTATTGGCCGGTTGATAGGTGGGCGGGGTCGGCCTTGCAAATGAGGCTCGTAGCCATGGTGATCGCCCTAGAAGATTCTAACTGTCGCGGGGGATGACGGGATGAGGTAATGCTGCTCGCCCGGCCGCGGGGCATTGTGGGATGACGTAGTGCTCGCCGCCGCCGCTGGAGGGGCCTCCGGTCTCCCGCCACCTGCTGCCGCTGCTTCTGCCGCTGCCTTGACTGACAGCTCCGCTTGTGGACGGTGTCCGAGCTGCTGCGGAACTTCTTTCCTCCGTGGCTAGTTAAAAGTTTCCCAGCAGCGACCTGTGGAGAGTTGAAGCTGCTGCGGAACCTCTTGGCTGACTGACAGCTCTGCTGACACTAGAAAGTCATCAGTcggctgctgcagaacctcttggcTGTGTGAGTTCAGGTTCAATGGTTGGCAGGCCACAGAACTGCTGCTGAACCTCTTGGCTGACTGACAGCTCTGTTGACAATTGAGAGTTCATGGAAACTGCTGCGGAACCTCTTCGCTATAGCAGCTCTGGGTCATTTAACGGCAGGCCACAGAACTGCTGCGGAACCTCTTGGCTGACTGACAGCTCTGCTGACTCTATAAAGCCACCagcagctgctgcagaacctcttgtCTGTGTTAGTTCAGGTTCAGTGGTTGGCAGCTTACAGAACTGCTGCGGAACTTCTTAGCCAGGACTGGCAGCTCTGTTGCCAATTAAGAGTTCGTAGAAACTGCTTCGGAACCTCTTAGCGGGGACTGACAGCTTTTCTGACATTAGAAAGTCATCAGTccgctgctgcagaacctcttggcAGGGCAACTTATTGATGGATGGCTTCTGGTTCCGACCGTGCGCTTCTCCTTCTGCaaagctgctgcagaacctcttgcCAGTGATAATGATTGACAGTTCACAGGAAGCACCGGCAGAACCTCTCTGCCTCGGTGTATCGTGTTGATTGACACGTCATGAGAAGCTCTTGGTGCCATAGTGAAGACTTGGATGATACTGCAGAACCTCTTTACTTGGACCTAATTATTGGGAAGCTGCTGGAGAACCTCTTGGTTGGGGTCTAAATGTATTAAGTAGCTGACAGACCTTTTGGTATGGTATTAGgggctgctgcagaacctctttaTAGTCCATCATGGTAATTGACGGCTcattctttattaattttaataaacaggatttctatagcgccaacatattacgcagcgctgtacattaaatattcctATGCTGTAGTCTTTAGTGTACtggctgctgcagaacctctttgCTGATGTGCAATAGGTTTATTGCCAAGTCATTAGAAGTCTTcgcattttgaagttttgctaACAGCTGCTGCAGAACCGCTTGGCTCAGCTACGTTAATTAGAAGCTGCTGGTA
This portion of the Pyxicephalus adspersus chromosome 8, UCB_Pads_2.0, whole genome shotgun sequence genome encodes:
- the JUN gene encoding transcription factor Jun isoform X1 gives rise to the protein MGGPQEGSAGALSVEFQRLADKGRKSSPGGSVVCMSTKMEPTFYDDALSAAFSQPEPSGYGYNPKVLKQSMTLNLADPSSAIKPHLRNKAAELLTSPDVGLLKLASPELERLIIQSSNGMITTTPTPTQFLCPKNVTDEQEGFAEGFVRALAELHSQNTLPNGTSAPEPPASTGLAPVSSIAGNTGYNSTLHSEPPVYANLNNFNPTTISSAPAFNSNTMGFASQHHASPPLPIQHPRLQALKEEPQTVPEMPGETPPLSPIDMESQERIKAERKRMRNRIAASKCRKRKLERIARLEDKVKNLKSQNSELASTANMLREQVAQLKQKVMNHVNSGCQLMLTQQLQTF
- the JUN gene encoding transcription factor Jun isoform X2, with product MSTKMEPTFYDDALSAAFSQPEPSGYGYNPKVLKQSMTLNLADPSSAIKPHLRNKAAELLTSPDVGLLKLASPELERLIIQSSNGMITTTPTPTQFLCPKNVTDEQEGFAEGFVRALAELHSQNTLPNGTSAPEPPASTGLAPVSSIAGNTGYNSTLHSEPPVYANLNNFNPTTISSAPAFNSNTMGFASQHHASPPLPIQHPRLQALKEEPQTVPEMPGETPPLSPIDMESQERIKAERKRMRNRIAASKCRKRKLERIARLEDKVKNLKSQNSELASTANMLREQVAQLKQKVMNHVNSGCQLMLTQQLQTF